The following are from one region of the Sandaracinus amylolyticus genome:
- a CDS encoding RCC1 domain-containing protein, whose product MRPVILLSSCVLVAMLSGCERDLACGTDLRYDRGRHRCICPNGGEWRAEDRTCVLPDGSVTPLDDAGMGDGGMPCEPQVFHRDADGDGFGDPTQTTQACERPSGYVDDASDCDDACESCRPGGSEVCDAEARDEDCEGGSNEGCACTGTGTRACSGGTEEGECTAGTQSCVDGVLSECVGAVGPVAEVCNGRDDDCDSAIDGPIATLACGSATRASAVGCSAGECRVTACTTGYRDCNEQFEDGCEVQLGTASDCLSCGDSCAFSCNDEGCDDVVQVATGAFHTCALRAGGSIVCWGSNDRGQLGDGTTAARSTIQPVVGITNARSVAAGTYHTCAGLADGTVRCWGWNGWGQIGDATTQDRPLPTSVAGLTDVATVTAGGHHACALGNDRRVRCWGAGNGGDGSTAERQTRPVLAAGLADVVSVSAGGGYTCAARGAEHSAWCWGGNIYGQLGDGTQTSRATPTRVSGLTNVARVHAGDRHACAVRTDGTVACWGDNAWSQLGDRTTTTRLTAVAVLGVSDAADLALGYGHTCARLGSGVVTCWGRNAHGQLGDGTTAPRATPAVIDGLDGVVSLSADHYGFVDIYGGVGDDNQVCAVTNGGLRCWGSNLVGKIGGGTTADRPSPVTIVVR is encoded by the coding sequence GTGAGACCAGTCATTCTGTTGTCGTCGTGTGTGCTCGTCGCGATGCTCTCCGGATGCGAGCGCGATCTCGCATGCGGCACCGACCTCCGATACGACCGCGGGCGTCACCGGTGCATCTGCCCCAACGGCGGCGAGTGGCGCGCCGAAGATCGAACGTGCGTGTTGCCCGACGGATCGGTGACGCCGCTCGACGACGCGGGCATGGGTGACGGCGGGATGCCCTGCGAGCCGCAGGTCTTCCATCGCGACGCCGACGGCGACGGATTCGGCGATCCGACGCAGACGACGCAGGCGTGCGAGAGGCCGAGCGGATACGTCGACGACGCGAGCGATTGCGACGATGCATGCGAGTCGTGCCGACCCGGCGGCAGCGAGGTCTGCGACGCCGAAGCGCGCGACGAGGACTGCGAGGGCGGCTCGAACGAGGGCTGTGCGTGCACCGGCACCGGCACACGAGCGTGCTCGGGAGGAACGGAAGAGGGCGAGTGCACCGCAGGCACGCAGTCGTGCGTCGACGGCGTGTTGAGCGAGTGCGTGGGCGCAGTCGGACCCGTCGCCGAGGTGTGCAACGGTCGCGACGACGATTGCGATTCGGCGATCGATGGGCCGATTGCCACGCTCGCATGCGGCAGCGCGACGCGGGCGAGCGCCGTGGGGTGCAGCGCCGGCGAGTGCAGAGTGACCGCGTGCACGACTGGCTATCGAGACTGCAACGAGCAGTTCGAGGACGGATGCGAGGTGCAACTCGGGACGGCGAGCGACTGCCTCTCTTGCGGAGATTCGTGCGCGTTCAGCTGCAACGACGAAGGTTGTGACGACGTCGTGCAGGTCGCGACGGGCGCGTTTCATACGTGTGCTCTCCGAGCGGGCGGCAGCATCGTCTGCTGGGGCTCGAACGATCGCGGCCAATTGGGCGACGGCACGACGGCTGCGCGGAGCACGATTCAACCCGTCGTCGGCATCACCAACGCGCGATCCGTGGCGGCCGGCACGTACCACACGTGCGCCGGGCTGGCTGACGGTACGGTGCGTTGCTGGGGATGGAATGGTTGGGGGCAAATTGGTGATGCGACGACGCAAGATCGCCCCCTCCCGACCAGCGTTGCCGGGCTGACTGATGTAGCGACGGTCACGGCAGGCGGACACCATGCATGCGCGCTCGGAAACGACCGGCGTGTGCGGTGTTGGGGCGCTGGTAACGGTGGGGATGGCTCGACCGCGGAACGTCAGACCCGACCGGTGCTCGCGGCGGGACTCGCGGATGTCGTGAGCGTTTCGGCAGGCGGCGGGTACACGTGCGCCGCGCGCGGTGCCGAACACTCGGCGTGGTGCTGGGGAGGCAACATCTACGGACAGCTCGGTGATGGCACGCAGACGAGCCGCGCCACGCCGACGCGGGTCAGTGGGCTCACGAACGTCGCCCGAGTTCATGCTGGCGACCGCCACGCGTGTGCGGTGCGGACGGATGGAACTGTCGCGTGCTGGGGGGACAATGCGTGGTCGCAGCTCGGTGACCGCACCACCACGACGCGCCTGACCGCCGTCGCGGTGCTCGGCGTCAGCGACGCCGCCGACTTGGCGCTCGGATACGGACACACGTGCGCTCGTCTCGGCAGTGGTGTCGTGACGTGCTGGGGGCGTAACGCGCACGGCCAGCTGGGTGACGGGACCACGGCGCCTCGCGCGACGCCTGCGGTGATCGATGGCCTCGATGGAGTCGTGTCGCTCAGCGCAGACCACTATGGGTTCGTCGATATCTACGGGGGCGTGGGCGATGACAACCAAGTCTGCGCGGTGACGAACGGTGGGCTCCGATGCTGGGGTTCGAACCTCGTCGGCAAGATCGGAGGCGGAACGACGGCGGACAGGCCGAGCCCGGTCACAATCGTGGTGCGCTGA
- a CDS encoding PQQ-like beta-propeller repeat protein — MRRRDALAALGVIAVSSRAHAWPVRTGRYAELAHGIDPTHPEPGEHGGASRAGQLIGDVPMHEPRIVWTRDSDPAARARSREPIVASDGTIAVGTGQGLSVIGMDGAERFAIALGPLDGAPALMPGDGIVAISRGGRAVVVSRAGSVRAQAELGFGVSESPLVLDDGSMIVAGTDRSLRRIDPSLSERWRVELPNGIGKAPTRDGDRVIVVAGEDLVVVSFDGETERVIPLGGRAHASASRAESGRLWVPLVEGELVAIDERRRVAQRIALGARMGTAERVAIAPDGSLRVPKRQHGLAAIGASGTWPVPAEFAFDFPARVDRHGVTLAADRGPRLVAIESDGTVRWRARLPMHVMSGAIVTRDGAIVCVGMEGSVFVMR, encoded by the coding sequence GTGCGACGCCGTGATGCGCTCGCCGCGCTCGGCGTGATCGCGGTGTCGAGCCGCGCGCACGCCTGGCCGGTGCGCACCGGGCGCTACGCGGAGCTCGCGCACGGCATCGATCCCACGCACCCCGAGCCCGGGGAGCACGGCGGCGCGTCGCGCGCGGGGCAGCTGATCGGCGACGTGCCGATGCACGAGCCGCGCATCGTGTGGACGCGCGACAGCGATCCGGCGGCCCGCGCGCGCTCGCGAGAGCCGATCGTCGCGAGCGACGGGACGATCGCGGTGGGCACCGGGCAGGGCCTCTCGGTGATCGGCATGGACGGCGCGGAGCGCTTCGCGATCGCGCTCGGTCCGCTCGACGGCGCGCCCGCGCTGATGCCCGGCGACGGCATCGTCGCGATCTCGCGCGGCGGGCGCGCGGTGGTCGTCTCGCGCGCGGGCAGCGTGCGCGCGCAGGCCGAGCTCGGCTTCGGCGTGTCGGAGTCGCCGCTCGTGCTCGACGACGGATCGATGATCGTCGCGGGCACCGATCGCTCGCTGCGCCGGATCGATCCTTCGCTCTCCGAGCGATGGCGGGTCGAGCTCCCGAACGGGATCGGCAAGGCGCCGACGCGCGACGGCGATCGTGTGATCGTCGTCGCGGGCGAGGACCTCGTCGTCGTCTCGTTCGACGGAGAGACCGAGCGCGTGATCCCGCTCGGAGGTCGCGCCCACGCGTCGGCCTCGCGCGCCGAGTCGGGGCGGCTCTGGGTGCCGCTCGTCGAAGGCGAGCTCGTCGCGATCGACGAGCGCCGTCGCGTCGCGCAGCGGATCGCGCTCGGCGCGCGGATGGGCACGGCGGAGCGCGTCGCGATCGCGCCCGACGGATCGCTCCGCGTGCCGAAGCGACAGCACGGCCTCGCCGCGATCGGAGCGAGCGGGACGTGGCCGGTGCCCGCAGAGTTCGCGTTCGACTTCCCGGCGCGCGTCGATCGTCACGGCGTGACGCTGGCCGCGGATCGCGGGCCGCGCCTCGTCGCGATCGAGAGCGACGGCACGGTGCGATGGCGCGCGCGCCTGCCGATGCACGTGATGAGCGGCGCGATCGTCACCCGCGACGGCGCGATCGTGTGCGTGGGGATGGAGGGCTCGGTCTTCGTGATGCGCTGA
- a CDS encoding serine/threonine-protein kinase → MDAAAEPDVIAHERACPSCARVNPPDARFCAGCGHRFLGDDADLGPIADPLVGRTIADRYRIEQMIGRGGMGVVYRVEHVRIGKLMAMKLLHGELSREKDVMRRFRREAEAASKLDHPSTVQVFDFGHADGLTYLVMELLGGKDLGAIVELEGPLPFARVARIAAQIAGSVAQAHARGIVHRDLKPENVRVLQEAGEGDFVKVMDFGLAKLRDHDEAAGASITRAGLIVGTPYYMAPEQIRGDGAEPRSDVYALGALMYKCLTGVPPFHAPTPVGVLTKHLTEPVVAPSTRSPRRDLPPDADAIVMRALAKEPGDRQASMEALRDELLAWLRAEGEDTGAFAERATLPAIETDSGRRVQVATRSDVDRYERSLRAQSWAFQAIGIAAIAAVITGAAFAYRSASATVATTSRATSEHEPNDGPAQANELPEGRELAGHLGRRMDAEHSDADVWSLENAAGRGRAVAIDFSGLPNMDTVLEVFGAAQSEPLLVVDGAGVGGAERVPNLVLVDPRYFVRVREQWLPGRHPTENVSDAYRLRWSYVEPAPGDEREVNDTVSLAERLPLGSARQGFIGWSGDTDVFCIDADAQDALAILEPVPRLDLALRVEERHLGTSRTIDVNRVGGGEQIALTDVRRGSTCLVVSAREGEGAASSDPRERWSLRVMQGSSATP, encoded by the coding sequence GTGGACGCTGCGGCCGAGCCCGACGTGATCGCGCACGAGCGCGCATGCCCGAGCTGCGCGCGCGTGAACCCGCCCGACGCGCGCTTCTGCGCCGGGTGCGGCCATCGCTTCCTCGGTGACGACGCGGATCTCGGGCCGATCGCCGATCCGCTCGTCGGGCGCACGATCGCGGATCGCTATCGCATCGAGCAGATGATCGGCCGCGGCGGCATGGGCGTCGTGTACCGCGTCGAGCACGTGCGCATCGGCAAGCTGATGGCGATGAAGCTCCTGCACGGCGAGCTGTCGCGCGAGAAGGACGTGATGCGTCGCTTCCGCCGCGAGGCCGAGGCGGCGAGCAAGCTCGATCACCCGAGCACGGTGCAGGTGTTCGACTTCGGCCACGCCGACGGGCTCACGTACCTCGTGATGGAGCTGCTCGGCGGCAAGGATCTCGGCGCGATCGTCGAGCTCGAGGGGCCGCTTCCGTTCGCGCGCGTCGCGCGCATCGCCGCGCAGATCGCGGGCTCGGTCGCGCAGGCCCACGCACGCGGGATCGTGCATCGCGATCTCAAGCCCGAGAACGTGCGCGTGCTGCAGGAGGCGGGCGAGGGCGACTTCGTGAAGGTGATGGACTTCGGCCTCGCGAAGCTGCGCGACCACGACGAGGCCGCGGGCGCGAGCATCACGCGCGCGGGGCTGATCGTCGGCACGCCGTACTACATGGCGCCCGAGCAGATCCGCGGCGATGGCGCGGAGCCGCGCAGCGACGTCTACGCGCTCGGCGCGCTCATGTACAAGTGCCTCACCGGCGTCCCGCCGTTCCACGCGCCGACGCCGGTCGGCGTGCTCACGAAGCACCTCACCGAGCCCGTGGTGGCGCCGAGCACGCGCAGCCCGCGGCGTGATCTCCCACCCGACGCCGATGCGATCGTGATGCGCGCGCTCGCGAAGGAGCCGGGCGATCGACAGGCGAGCATGGAGGCGCTGCGCGACGAGCTGCTCGCGTGGCTCCGCGCGGAGGGCGAGGACACCGGCGCGTTCGCGGAGCGCGCGACGCTGCCCGCGATCGAGACCGACTCGGGCCGCAGGGTGCAGGTCGCGACGCGCTCCGACGTCGATCGCTACGAGCGCTCGCTGCGCGCGCAGAGCTGGGCGTTCCAGGCGATCGGCATCGCCGCGATCGCGGCGGTGATCACCGGCGCCGCGTTCGCGTATCGGTCCGCGTCGGCGACCGTCGCGACGACGTCGCGCGCGACGAGCGAGCACGAGCCCAACGACGGACCCGCGCAGGCGAACGAGCTGCCCGAGGGGCGCGAGCTCGCGGGGCACCTCGGTCGTCGCATGGACGCCGAGCACAGCGACGCCGACGTGTGGTCGCTGGAGAATGCCGCAGGGCGCGGTCGCGCCGTCGCGATCGACTTCTCCGGTCTGCCCAACATGGACACCGTGCTCGAGGTGTTCGGCGCCGCGCAGAGCGAACCGCTGCTCGTCGTCGATGGAGCGGGCGTGGGCGGTGCGGAGCGCGTCCCGAACCTCGTGCTCGTCGATCCGCGCTATTTCGTTCGTGTGCGAGAGCAGTGGCTGCCGGGGCGTCATCCCACCGAGAACGTGTCCGACGCGTACCGGCTGCGATGGAGCTACGTCGAGCCCGCGCCGGGCGACGAGCGCGAGGTGAACGACACCGTCTCGCTCGCCGAGCGACTTCCGCTCGGCAGCGCACGCCAGGGCTTCATCGGGTGGAGCGGCGACACCGACGTGTTCTGCATCGATGCCGACGCGCAGGACGCGCTCGCGATCCTCGAGCCGGTGCCGCGCCTCGATCTGGCGCTGCGCGTCGAGGAGCGGCACCTCGGCACCTCGCGCACCATCGACGTGAATCGCGTCGGGGGTGGCGAGCAGATCGCGCTCACCGACGTGCGGCGTGGATCGACGTGCCTCGTGGTCTCGGCGCGCGAAGGAGAGGGCGCGGCGTCGAGCGATCCGCGCGAGCGCTGGTCGCTGCGCGTGATGCAGGGATCGAGTGCGACGCCGTGA
- a CDS encoding zinc-ribbon domain-containing protein, protein MSVAPKVCTACGHTISSDARFCGRCGAPVTPEAPAPIAAPPPARAGHGTMIGASLDDLPGAPPKEHARTLIDAPLAPPPGAAPLPSSPFAPSAPAPAMNKTMLGVALQAPDTLRDLPQQQSEPVARAAQNRTMLGMPAIDAATIAAAAQRASAPPAPPAPAAPPAHIEPAAPPAQFAPTAPEPAAASKRAALGPSNRTMLGVVVPTVDPARASMPQAPAAAPAPAAPPAPAYAAPDPIDNTGDMSIAGLPSPAKRGRGLLLAMLAIGVLVMLGVVGGLAWWRFGPRDTPIRATVAQGEQGEVLDVEVPGAPEGSRVRFAGAEQPLASGRARLPLSAEALHVGDNPLSIDVVAPSGAVTTHRVTLTLELRVRADLSTLDAADPAITVVVEALPGSTATLDGQPLALDAQGRGSRAYPIAAITPGADGSLAHQARWTVQPPSGEAAEGTLDTRVPLTTIQIDRPGDQIVTDRDRIEIAGAVPPQATVTIDGQTVSVNEGRFLHVYPLAQVGDATPRIVARAPGRAPVTRTITIRRVADLAREAASFEFDRALTYARIAQAPAHFQGQRVALEGRVYNVDVQSGRSVLQMLVRDCPAGQRCPLWVTYPAATEVTVESWVRVLGTVAGEQQFRSESGQVRTVPRVDATYVLPASP, encoded by the coding sequence ATGAGCGTCGCTCCCAAGGTCTGCACGGCCTGCGGGCACACGATCTCGTCGGACGCGCGGTTCTGTGGACGTTGCGGCGCACCGGTGACCCCCGAGGCCCCTGCGCCGATCGCTGCGCCCCCGCCCGCACGTGCGGGTCACGGGACGATGATCGGCGCGTCGCTCGACGACCTGCCTGGTGCGCCTCCGAAGGAGCACGCGCGCACGTTGATCGACGCACCGCTCGCGCCCCCGCCCGGTGCTGCGCCGCTGCCCAGCTCGCCGTTCGCACCGAGCGCACCCGCGCCGGCGATGAACAAGACGATGCTCGGCGTCGCCCTCCAGGCGCCGGACACGCTGCGCGATCTCCCGCAGCAGCAGAGCGAGCCGGTCGCACGCGCTGCGCAGAACCGCACGATGCTCGGGATGCCCGCGATCGACGCCGCGACGATCGCCGCAGCCGCGCAGCGCGCGAGCGCACCGCCCGCACCGCCCGCGCCCGCTGCTCCGCCTGCGCACATCGAGCCCGCTGCTCCGCCCGCGCAATTCGCGCCCACCGCGCCCGAGCCCGCGGCTGCCTCGAAGCGTGCTGCGCTCGGACCTTCGAACCGCACGATGCTCGGCGTCGTCGTGCCCACGGTCGACCCCGCGCGCGCCTCGATGCCGCAGGCACCTGCCGCCGCGCCTGCGCCTGCGGCGCCTCCCGCGCCTGCCTACGCCGCGCCCGATCCGATCGACAACACCGGCGACATGTCGATCGCAGGTCTGCCCTCGCCTGCGAAGCGCGGACGCGGGCTCCTCCTCGCGATGCTCGCGATCGGCGTGCTCGTGATGCTCGGCGTCGTCGGCGGGCTCGCGTGGTGGCGCTTCGGTCCGCGCGACACGCCGATCCGCGCGACCGTCGCACAGGGCGAGCAGGGCGAGGTCCTCGACGTCGAGGTCCCCGGCGCGCCCGAAGGATCGCGCGTTCGCTTCGCGGGTGCCGAGCAGCCGCTCGCATCCGGCCGCGCGCGCCTGCCGCTCTCCGCAGAGGCGCTCCACGTCGGCGACAACCCGCTCTCGATCGACGTCGTCGCGCCGAGCGGTGCGGTCACCACGCATCGCGTGACGCTCACGCTCGAGCTCCGCGTGCGCGCCGATCTCTCGACGCTCGATGCCGCGGATCCCGCGATCACCGTGGTCGTCGAGGCGCTTCCGGGCTCGACCGCGACCCTCGACGGACAGCCGCTCGCGCTCGACGCGCAGGGGCGCGGCTCGCGTGCGTACCCGATCGCCGCGATCACGCCCGGCGCCGACGGCTCGCTCGCGCACCAAGCGCGGTGGACGGTGCAGCCGCCGAGCGGCGAGGCCGCCGAGGGCACGCTCGACACGCGCGTGCCGCTCACGACGATCCAGATCGATCGCCCCGGCGATCAGATCGTGACCGATCGCGATCGCATCGAGATCGCGGGCGCGGTCCCGCCCCAGGCGACGGTGACGATCGACGGCCAGACCGTCTCGGTGAACGAGGGCCGCTTCCTCCACGTGTACCCGCTCGCGCAGGTCGGCGATGCGACGCCGCGCATCGTCGCGCGCGCGCCCGGTCGCGCGCCGGTCACGCGCACGATCACCATCCGTCGGGTCGCGGATCTCGCGCGCGAGGCAGCCAGCTTCGAATTCGATCGCGCGCTCACCTACGCGCGCATCGCGCAGGCGCCCGCGCACTTCCAGGGGCAGCGCGTCGCGCTCGAAGGGCGCGTCTACAACGTCGACGTGCAGAGCGGGCGCAGCGTGCTGCAGATGCTCGTGCGCGACTGTCCCGCGGGGCAGCGCTGCCCGCTCTGGGTCACGTACCCCGCGGCGACCGAGGTGACCGTCGAGAGCTGGGTGCGCGTGCTCGGCACCGTCGCGGGCGAGCAGCAGTTCCGCAGCGAGTCGGGGCAGGTCCGCACCGTGCCGCGCGTCGACGCGACGTACGTGCTCCCCGCGAGCCCCTGA
- a CDS encoding sulfite exporter TauE/SafE family protein, whose product MIAALLAGLALGVVSAPHCLGMCGPLAAFAAMPPPGASTTTSAWRPLRWQLGRLAAYAMVGGAAGALGAQALRALAPSSWAGAALSFTLAAALLLSAVRLWAPRWWARSVDVGAARLTRGRANPSLTSRLLARAPREPFVLGAISALLPCGALWSGAIVAAGAGSIAAGAVAMIGFASASGAALAFAGAIGARAQTSLAFRRSLAAVLAVGALITVLRPLPSLRDGASTHASCHVE is encoded by the coding sequence ATGATCGCCGCGCTGCTCGCAGGCCTCGCTCTCGGCGTCGTCTCGGCCCCGCACTGCCTCGGCATGTGCGGCCCTCTCGCTGCGTTCGCCGCGATGCCGCCGCCCGGCGCGTCGACGACGACGAGCGCGTGGCGTCCGCTGCGATGGCAGCTCGGACGTCTCGCCGCGTACGCGATGGTCGGCGGCGCAGCGGGTGCGCTCGGCGCGCAAGCGTTGCGCGCGCTCGCGCCCTCGTCGTGGGCGGGCGCAGCGCTGTCCTTCACGCTCGCCGCGGCGCTCTTGCTGAGCGCGGTGCGTTTGTGGGCGCCGCGATGGTGGGCACGCAGCGTCGATGTCGGCGCGGCGCGCCTGACGCGTGGTCGCGCGAACCCTTCGCTGACCTCGCGGCTGTTGGCGCGCGCGCCCCGCGAGCCCTTCGTGCTCGGCGCGATCAGCGCGCTCCTGCCGTGCGGAGCGTTGTGGTCGGGCGCGATCGTCGCGGCCGGCGCGGGATCGATCGCCGCGGGCGCGGTCGCGATGATCGGCTTCGCGTCGGCGAGCGGCGCCGCCCTCGCGTTCGCCGGTGCGATCGGCGCGCGCGCCCAGACGTCGCTCGCGTTCCGTCGCTCGCTCGCAGCGGTGCTCGCGGTGGGCGCGCTGATCACCGTGCTGCGCCCGCTGCCGAGCCTTCGCGATGGCGCGTCGACCCATGCGAGCTGTCACGTCGAGTGA
- a CDS encoding DUF4397 domain-containing protein — protein sequence MIGTTKRVAICAALLALGGMTAACGDDDDGGGTDAGRADAGRDSGTTGDMDSGTDGGGDTVDSGSDAGLPAASIRLAHLISDAVTAENPNGFVHVCLEAPTGGAQSLLTQRVVSGTPTPFPIPYRGVSDYISTAPLNLLPLEYTVHVYPVFAGSTCPATDTALFSIGVDTTDLMPGNYYTIAATGLLAGSGAQAPQFVIIEDDRTEPADGQTRVRLVHAIPNIPVPVDVCYDPDYTFPGGVPTPGPMEAVSLFANQSYIGAALSDPPVAMVRTIDYVSRTPITGGLIAVFPRAAGATDCATANPLSPGVIRIPVPLPVPPAGTPNIPGNISAGATFDDGEIVSIFAVGDVTFTPAATTTCATDADCTAALPAGQGCNPVAHVCQHPRGPTVVPWVDNYTP from the coding sequence ATGATCGGAACCACGAAGAGGGTCGCGATCTGTGCGGCGCTGCTCGCCCTGGGCGGAATGACCGCAGCCTGCGGAGACGATGATGACGGCGGCGGCACCGATGCGGGCCGCGCCGATGCCGGCCGTGATTCAGGAACGACCGGTGACATGGACTCGGGCACCGACGGCGGCGGCGACACCGTCGACTCGGGCAGCGATGCGGGCCTTCCGGCGGCGTCGATCCGACTCGCGCATCTCATCTCGGACGCGGTGACCGCGGAGAACCCGAACGGCTTCGTTCACGTCTGCCTCGAGGCGCCGACTGGTGGCGCGCAGTCGCTGCTCACCCAGCGCGTCGTGAGCGGCACGCCGACGCCGTTCCCGATCCCCTACCGCGGGGTGTCCGACTACATCAGCACGGCGCCGCTGAACCTTCTGCCCCTCGAGTACACGGTGCACGTGTACCCGGTGTTCGCGGGCAGCACCTGCCCGGCGACCGATACGGCGCTCTTCTCGATCGGCGTCGATACGACCGACCTGATGCCGGGCAACTACTACACGATCGCCGCGACCGGCCTCCTCGCCGGTTCGGGTGCGCAAGCACCGCAGTTCGTGATCATCGAAGACGATCGCACCGAGCCGGCCGACGGCCAGACGCGCGTGCGTCTCGTCCACGCGATCCCGAACATCCCGGTGCCCGTCGACGTCTGTTACGACCCCGACTACACGTTCCCCGGGGGAGTTCCGACGCCCGGCCCGATGGAGGCCGTCTCGCTGTTCGCGAACCAGAGCTACATCGGTGCGGCGCTCTCGGATCCGCCCGTCGCGATGGTGCGCACGATCGACTACGTGAGCCGGACGCCGATCACGGGCGGTCTGATCGCGGTCTTCCCGCGGGCCGCGGGCGCGACGGATTGCGCGACTGCGAACCCGCTCTCTCCCGGCGTGATCCGCATCCCCGTCCCGCTGCCGGTGCCGCCCGCGGGAACGCCCAACATCCCCGGGAACATCTCGGCGGGCGCGACCTTCGACGACGGCGAGATCGTCTCGATCTTCGCGGTGGGTGACGTGACGTTCACGCCCGCCGCCACGACTACCTGCGCGACGGACGCCGACTGCACTGCGGCGCTTCCCGCAGGCCAGGGCTGCAACCCCGTCGCCCACGTCTGCCAGCACCCGCGCGGCCCGACGGTCGTTCCGTGGGTCGACAACTACACGCCGTGA